A part of Pseudomonadota bacterium genomic DNA contains:
- a CDS encoding efflux RND transporter permease subunit codes for MDLIRLSLDRPIAVIAAVLMVVLFGFVALKLIPIQLTPDLRRPIITITTNWPGAAPAEVEREIIVQQEEVLKGLEGLKEMVSKSQDGRGEITLEFTLGQDMNLALLLVANRLDRVPSYPEEADEPLLQTASSEDNPIAWFILSPLPGNATPIESYGDYVEDVIQDRLQRIPGVSRVNVFGGSERELQIIVDPEKMARYGLTVPEIATKLRAENASISAGDVEEGKRRYVVRTEGELVTIDRVREVVLRSDTDPQSGRLGRVTAGDIADVVFSYREPIAYIRHMGRPALAFNAVREKSANVIETMAGIRAVTAELQRDVLPEKQLSLKQVYDETVYIDSSIQLVTQNIYVGGILAIIVLMLFLRSAMATLIIALSIPVSVIGAFVAMAAMGRTINVISLAGIAFAVGMVVDAAIVVLENIFRLRQKGLPPMEAAYKGAKQVWGANLASALTTVFVFMPILIMELEAGQLFRDIAVAISVAVLLSLLVAITLIPALANHLLKDIPDPKKRRIFALDRFARNFVATFVKGARRILGRRKRAAALVGGICGGAVLATALLLPKLEYLPEGNRNLIFGIMMPPPGYNLETMMKIAERIEEQVKPLWKSPYEEDSNSQAGARDSDPALPKIDNFFFVAMSAQTFLGATSADPSRVRELIPILQKPMFEEPGTFGLVTQPSLFGRNIGGGRQVDLNISGADLEEILAVANRATLLVLQAFPFSQGNQFRPIPGLEQGAPEIRITPEPVRLADNGLTTRDLGLTVDAFNDGLRVAEITVDNRRIDLMLMGPRNVISQTQGIRNLPVVTASGLILPAGSLANIEVTTGPTEIRHINRDRTITLEIRPSPVVPLEAAIERLQTEVIDKLAAQGLPKGVKLDLSGTADELTRTWEAMSWNLLLAVVIVYLVMAVLFESFLYPLLIIFSVPLATAGGVLGLAFLNLFTYQPLDMLTLLGFIILIGIVVNNAILLVHQTIHHQREEGMSPNHAILRALQNRMRPIFMSTLTSVFGMLPLVFFPGAGSELYRGLGSVVVGGLSLSAVLTLMIIPPLLAIVGQDKRPQNLLVSPPR; via the coding sequence ATGGACCTGATCCGCCTATCGCTCGACCGGCCGATCGCCGTCATCGCGGCGGTTTTGATGGTCGTCCTGTTCGGATTTGTGGCGCTTAAGCTTATCCCCATTCAACTGACGCCGGACCTTCGCCGACCGATCATCACCATCACCACCAACTGGCCGGGCGCCGCGCCTGCCGAGGTCGAGCGCGAGATCATCGTCCAGCAAGAAGAGGTGCTGAAGGGCCTCGAAGGGCTCAAGGAGATGGTCAGCAAATCCCAGGACGGCCGAGGCGAAATCACGCTGGAATTCACCCTCGGACAGGACATGAATCTCGCCCTTCTTCTGGTCGCCAACCGACTGGACCGGGTGCCGTCCTATCCGGAGGAAGCGGACGAGCCCCTTCTGCAAACCGCCTCCTCCGAAGACAACCCCATCGCCTGGTTCATCTTAAGCCCGCTTCCAGGCAATGCGACGCCGATCGAAAGCTATGGCGACTACGTGGAGGATGTCATCCAGGATCGTCTGCAACGCATACCGGGCGTATCCCGCGTTAACGTTTTCGGCGGCAGCGAACGTGAACTGCAAATCATTGTCGATCCGGAAAAAATGGCCCGCTACGGCCTCACCGTGCCGGAAATCGCCACCAAGCTGCGGGCCGAAAACGCTTCGATCTCGGCCGGCGATGTCGAGGAGGGCAAGCGGCGTTATGTCGTCCGCACGGAAGGCGAACTCGTCACCATTGACCGCGTGCGCGAAGTCGTGCTGCGAAGCGACACCGACCCGCAATCGGGAAGATTGGGACGGGTAACGGCGGGCGACATCGCCGACGTTGTCTTCTCTTATCGCGAACCCATCGCCTATATCCGCCACATGGGCCGTCCGGCGCTGGCGTTCAACGCCGTTCGCGAGAAAAGCGCCAACGTCATCGAAACGATGGCGGGTATTCGCGCGGTTACTGCCGAGCTTCAGCGCGACGTTCTGCCGGAGAAGCAACTTTCCCTGAAGCAGGTATACGACGAAACCGTTTACATCGACTCGTCAATCCAGCTCGTCACCCAGAACATATATGTCGGCGGCATCCTGGCCATCATCGTCCTGATGCTGTTCCTGCGTTCCGCCATGGCGACACTGATCATCGCGCTCTCCATTCCCGTTTCGGTTATCGGCGCCTTCGTCGCCATGGCGGCGATGGGCCGCACGATCAATGTCATCTCGCTCGCCGGAATCGCGTTCGCCGTCGGCATGGTCGTGGACGCGGCGATCGTCGTGCTCGAAAATATCTTCCGGCTCCGGCAAAAGGGCCTGCCGCCGATGGAGGCCGCCTACAAGGGCGCCAAGCAGGTGTGGGGGGCTAACCTTGCTTCCGCGCTGACGACCGTTTTCGTCTTCATGCCCATTCTCATCATGGAGCTTGAGGCGGGGCAGCTTTTCCGCGACATCGCGGTGGCAATTTCCGTCGCCGTGCTGCTTTCGCTTTTGGTTGCGATCACCCTGATCCCGGCCCTGGCCAATCACTTGCTGAAGGATATCCCGGACCCAAAAAAACGGCGTATTTTCGCCCTCGACCGCTTCGCCCGCAATTTCGTTGCCACCTTCGTCAAGGGCGCCCGCCGGATTTTGGGCCGTAGGAAACGCGCCGCGGCACTGGTCGGCGGCATATGCGGTGGCGCGGTGCTGGCCACTGCCCTGCTGCTTCCGAAGCTTGAATACCTGCCGGAGGGCAACCGGAATCTTATCTTTGGAATCATGATGCCGCCGCCCGGCTATAACCTCGAAACGATGATGAAAATCGCCGAACGAATCGAAGAGCAGGTGAAACCCCTTTGGAAATCGCCTTACGAGGAAGATTCAAACAGCCAGGCCGGAGCGCGCGATAGCGATCCGGCGCTTCCAAAGATCGATAACTTTTTCTTCGTTGCCATGAGCGCCCAGACGTTTCTCGGCGCAACCAGCGCCGACCCTTCCCGGGTGCGCGAGCTGATTCCGATCCTGCAAAAACCGATGTTCGAGGAACCCGGCACTTTCGGACTGGTGACCCAACCCTCGTTGTTCGGCCGAAATATCGGCGGCGGCCGTCAGGTCGACTTGAATATTTCCGGTGCCGACCTCGAGGAAATTCTCGCCGTTGCCAACCGGGCAACGCTGCTTGTCTTGCAGGCATTTCCCTTCAGCCAGGGCAACCAGTTCCGTCCCATTCCGGGACTTGAACAGGGGGCGCCGGAAATCCGGATCACCCCGGAACCGGTCCGCCTGGCCGACAACGGCCTCACGACGCGCGACCTTGGACTGACGGTCGACGCCTTCAACGATGGCCTCCGCGTCGCCGAGATCACGGTCGACAACCGGCGCATCGACCTCATGCTGATGGGGCCAAGGAACGTCATTTCGCAAACCCAGGGGATTCGGAATTTGCCGGTGGTGACGGCCTCCGGCCTGATTCTGCCGGCAGGGTCTCTTGCCAATATCGAAGTGACGACCGGACCGACGGAGATTCGCCATATCAATCGCGACCGTACGATCACGCTGGAAATCCGGCCAAGCCCCGTCGTGCCGCTCGAGGCCGCGATCGAAAGGCTTCAGACCGAGGTGATCGACAAACTAGCCGCGCAAGGCCTGCCGAAAGGGGTGAAGCTTGACCTCTCCGGCACGGCGGACGAACTCACGCGGACCTGGGAGGCGATGTCCTGGAATCTTCTGTTGGCAGTGGTGATTGTCTATCTTGTGATGGCTGTCCTGTTCGAGAGTTTTCTTTACCCGCTCCTGATCATCTTTTCGGTGCCGCTGGCAACCGCAGGCGGCGTGCTGGGGCTTGCCTTCCTGAATCTTTTTACTTACCAGCCCCTCGACATGCTGACGCTGCTCGGCTTCATCATTCTGATCGGCATCGTCGTCAACAACGCGATTCTGCTCGTTCACCAGACAATCCACCATCAGCGGGAAGAAGGGATGAGCCCCAATCACGCCATCCTGCGGGCACTGCAAAACCGTATGCGCCCGATCTTCATGTCCACCCTGACTTCCGTCTTCGGGATGCTGCCGCTTGTCTTCTTTCCAGGCGCCGGTTCCGAGCTTTACCGAGGCCTTGGCTCGGTCGTCGTGGGGGGACTTTCGCTGTCTGCCGTCCTGACCCTGATGATCATTCCGCCGCTCCTGGCGATCGTTGGACAAGACAAACGCCCTCAAAATCTGCTAGTTTCACCCCCAAGATAG
- a CDS encoding TorF family putative porin, with protein MKKIHLFALTTVCLAAGSGMALAQEESAAEKAPYNFSANVALVSEYMFRGLSQTDGQPTIQGGIDFTYDTPSPVDVYLGIWGSGVNFQTPTAGDDATTEFDLYGGLTGEIEGVTWDLGGIWYTYPGANSTLNYDYAEAAVSFGYDFGPAAASVGLNYSPEFFANSGDAFYWSGAVDVPLPEGFTLGLHLGYQSIKNNAAFALPDYTDWSVALSKEFMGFGFSLAYIDTDLSEGTCADVCATKVVGTISKSF; from the coding sequence ATGAAGAAAATACACCTCTTTGCCCTGACCACCGTTTGCCTGGCCGCCGGGTCCGGCATGGCCCTCGCCCAAGAGGAATCGGCGGCGGAGAAAGCCCCCTATAATTTTTCCGCTAACGTGGCACTGGTTTCCGAGTACATGTTCCGCGGCCTTTCCCAGACCGACGGCCAGCCGACGATCCAGGGCGGTATAGATTTCACGTACGACACGCCAAGCCCGGTGGACGTGTATCTCGGCATTTGGGGTTCCGGCGTAAACTTCCAAACACCGACCGCCGGTGACGACGCGACGACGGAATTCGATCTCTATGGCGGCTTAACCGGTGAGATTGAGGGCGTCACGTGGGACTTGGGCGGCATCTGGTACACCTACCCCGGCGCCAACAGCACCCTCAACTACGACTATGCCGAGGCGGCCGTTTCGTTCGGCTATGACTTCGGACCCGCCGCGGCTTCCGTCGGGTTGAACTATTCGCCGGAGTTCTTCGCCAACAGCGGGGACGCCTTTTACTGGTCGGGCGCGGTGGACGTGCCCTTGCCGGAAGGGTTCACGCTGGGCCTCCACCTCGGCTACCAGAGCATCAAGAACAACGCCGCCTTCGCGCTTCCGGACTACACCGACTGGAGCGTGGCACTCTCGAAGGAATTCATGGGCTTTGGCTTCAGCCTCGCCTATATCGACACGGACCTTTCAGAAGGCACTTGCGCGGACGTCTGCGCGACGAAGGTCGTCGGGACGATCTCGAAGTCATTCTAG
- a CDS encoding nitroreductase, which produces MDVIEAIQTRRSVRAFLPTPVPKEKIVEILQCAARAPSGTNMQPWKVYVVTGAVKEALTKETLARRETETGKHAPEYKYYPDEWFEPYTSRRKKVGLDLYSLLGLTKENMQGMRAQQGRNYEFFGAPVGLFFAIDKRLEIGSWFDYGMFVENVMLVARAKGLHTCPQASWPVFHDIIREHLGIPQGEAIVCGMALGYMDEAAPENQLQTERAALSDFSRFIGF; this is translated from the coding sequence GTGGACGTGATCGAGGCCATCCAAACGCGGCGATCGGTTCGGGCGTTTCTTCCGACCCCGGTGCCGAAGGAGAAGATCGTCGAAATTTTGCAGTGCGCGGCCCGCGCACCCAGCGGGACGAACATGCAGCCCTGGAAGGTCTATGTCGTGACCGGGGCGGTGAAAGAGGCGCTGACGAAGGAAACGCTTGCCCGCCGGGAAACGGAAACCGGAAAGCATGCGCCGGAATACAAATACTACCCCGACGAATGGTTCGAGCCCTACACGTCGCGGCGCAAGAAGGTCGGATTGGATCTTTATAGCCTGTTGGGCCTGACCAAAGAAAACATGCAAGGCATGCGGGCGCAGCAAGGCCGCAATTACGAATTTTTTGGCGCCCCCGTCGGTCTGTTTTTTGCCATCGACAAGCGGCTTGAGATCGGCAGCTGGTTCGACTACGGCATGTTTGTCGAGAACGTCATGCTGGTGGCGCGCGCCAAGGGGCTGCACACCTGCCCGCAGGCCTCGTGGCCGGTCTTTCACGATATTATCCGGGAACATCTCGGCATTCCGCAAGGCGAGGCGATCGTCTGCGGCATGGCGCTCGGCTATATGGATGAAGCGGCGCCGGAAAACCAGTTACAGACGGAACGCGCCGCCCTTTCCGATTTTTCCAGGTTCATCGGTTTCTAG
- a CDS encoding DUF6691 family protein: protein MTKLFAALFAGLLFGFGLGVSQMVNPAKVLAFLDVGGDWDPSLAFVMGGAVLVSFIGYRFVLRLPQPVFEKSFALPTLTKIDGRLLLGSALFGVGWGLVGFCPGPAIAAVVYGLPETFLFLAALLAGSALARAVPARR from the coding sequence ATGACAAAACTTTTCGCAGCCCTTTTTGCCGGTCTCCTTTTCGGCTTCGGGCTCGGCGTTTCCCAGATGGTGAACCCGGCAAAGGTGCTCGCTTTCCTCGACGTCGGCGGCGATTGGGACCCGAGCCTCGCCTTCGTGATGGGCGGCGCCGTGCTGGTTTCCTTCATCGGCTACCGTTTCGTCCTGAGATTGCCGCAGCCGGTTTTCGAGAAAAGCTTCGCGCTTCCGACTCTCACGAAGATCGACGGCCGGCTTCTGCTGGGTAGCGCCCTTTTCGGCGTCGGCTGGGGGCTGGTCGGCTTTTGCCCGGGCCCGGCGATCGCTGCCGTCGTCTATGGGTTGCCGGAAACGTTTCTGTTCCTGGCGGCGTTACTCGCGGGTTCGGCGCTGGCGCGGGCGGTGCCGGCGCGTCGGTAG
- a CDS encoding YeeE/YedE family protein has protein sequence MENFTPGSAFLGGLLIGLSAVLLLWLNGKIAGISGILGQLLPPVKGDTAWRALFLLGLILGASFAIPYGPEGGRITVTASLPVLVAGGLLVGFGTRLGGGCTSGHGVCGVSRLSARSIAATLTFLASGMATLALVRHGLGG, from the coding sequence ATGGAAAACTTCACGCCCGGATCCGCCTTTCTGGGCGGCCTCCTGATCGGCCTTTCCGCGGTGCTTCTGCTTTGGCTTAACGGCAAGATCGCCGGCATCAGCGGCATCCTCGGCCAATTGCTGCCGCCGGTGAAGGGGGATACCGCGTGGCGGGCGCTCTTTCTTCTCGGCCTTATCCTCGGCGCCTCCTTCGCGATCCCTTACGGCCCCGAGGGCGGGCGGATCACGGTTACTGCCTCGCTCCCCGTTCTCGTTGCCGGCGGGCTTCTCGTCGGTTTCGGGACGCGCCTCGGCGGTGGCTGCACGAGCGGCCACGGCGTTTGCGGGGTCAGCCGCTTGAGTGCGCGTTCCATCGCCGCGACGCTTACCTTCCTGGCGAGCGGGATGGCAACGCTTGCCCTTGTCCGCCACGGCCTGGGAGGGTGA
- a CDS encoding nucleoside recognition domain-containing protein: protein MNVFFFLLVLLSFLVAAGREVSWTAPSPDAVSPMEMLAAGMIEKAADAVTLSLGLVGVMALFLGLMKVAEQGGLLTIIARTMRPLMVRLFPEVPAHHPAMGAMILNLSANVLGLGNAATPFGIRAMQELDKLNPHKGTATNAMALFLAINTASVTLLPTGVIALRAAAGSHDPAGILPTTLVATICSTTVAILAAKLYQRYAALPAPSPGFPAPDAAATEALPDAAEKAYPGWVSCLALGAIAALIPITILWGKAISPWIIPGLVVLLLGFGFVRKVRVYESFVEGARDGFQVAIRIIPYLVAILVAVGMLQASGAMGILTSTIGPVTATFGLPAEALPMAILRPLSGSGAYGVLAAIIQDPTIGPDSYTGYLVSTIQGSTETTFYVLAVYFGAIQVRRVRHALAAALTADVAGVAAAVAICLYLFGG from the coding sequence ATGAACGTCTTTTTCTTTTTGCTCGTTCTCCTCTCCTTCCTCGTCGCCGCCGGGCGGGAGGTAAGCTGGACAGCCCCTTCACCGGACGCCGTTTCGCCGATGGAGATGCTGGCCGCCGGCATGATCGAAAAGGCGGCGGACGCGGTGACGCTTTCGCTTGGCCTGGTCGGCGTCATGGCACTTTTTCTCGGCCTCATGAAGGTGGCCGAGCAAGGGGGGCTTCTCACCATCATCGCCCGCACGATGCGGCCCCTGATGGTGCGCCTCTTTCCCGAGGTCCCGGCCCATCACCCGGCGATGGGGGCGATGATCCTCAACCTGTCGGCCAACGTGCTGGGGCTTGGCAACGCCGCCACGCCGTTCGGCATCCGCGCCATGCAGGAGCTCGATAAGCTCAACCCACACAAGGGCACGGCGACAAATGCGATGGCGCTGTTCCTCGCCATCAACACGGCGAGCGTGACCCTGCTGCCGACCGGCGTTATCGCGCTGCGGGCGGCGGCGGGTTCGCACGACCCGGCCGGCATCCTGCCCACCACGCTGGTCGCCACCATCTGCTCAACGACGGTCGCCATCCTGGCGGCGAAACTCTACCAGCGCTACGCCGCCCTCCCCGCCCCTTCCCCAGGCTTCCCGGCCCCGGACGCGGCGGCGACGGAGGCCCTGCCCGACGCGGCGGAGAAGGCCTATCCGGGCTGGGTCTCCTGCCTGGCGCTGGGGGCAATCGCCGCCCTCATCCCGATCACGATTCTGTGGGGGAAGGCGATCTCGCCCTGGATCATTCCGGGGCTTGTCGTGCTGCTCCTCGGCTTCGGCTTCGTCCGCAAGGTGCGCGTCTATGAAAGCTTCGTCGAAGGGGCCCGCGACGGTTTCCAGGTCGCCATCCGCATCATCCCCTATCTCGTCGCCATCCTGGTCGCCGTCGGCATGCTGCAGGCAAGCGGGGCGATGGGGATACTGACTTCCACGATCGGGCCCGTGACCGCTACCTTCGGTTTACCGGCCGAGGCGTTGCCGATGGCGATCTTGAGGCCACTTTCCGGCTCCGGCGCCTATGGCGTGCTCGCCGCGATCATCCAGGACCCGACCATCGGGCCTGACAGCTACACGGGCTATTTGGTGAGCACCATTCAAGGCTCGACCGAGACGACTTTCTACGTGCTCGCCGTCTATTTCGGAGCGATCCAGGTGCGCCGCGTCCGCCACGCGCTGGCCGCCGCGCTCACCGCCGACGTCGCCGGCGTCGCCGCGGCGGTGGCGATCTGCCTTTACCTTTTCGGGGGGTGA
- a CDS encoding long-chain fatty acid--CoA ligase: MLQTIGQILPASAQRFGKKTALVFGDRKFTYRELDQLSNRMANGLASLGVTQGDRVSIYGPNCWEWLVAYHGVAKLGAVLNPINVMLTPEEVVYVVNDCGAKALIASADKGEAILDNKGATPLKNVVLFGGKQELAGALAFEALLAKGKDAFDPVLVPAESLSTIGYTSGTTGHPKGAMQSHRSVLLNLALTANMHVKTEADTVVTALPCPHVYGNIVTNGAIFTGMTVVLLARFEEKAALDAIQTYKATMFEGVPTMYMYFLNSPELAKHDISSLTRCTVGGQTMPVAKMEEVEQRFGCPLLELWGMTELAGAATTNLYYGENRHGSIGFPFPGVLARIADVDDAGNTLAPGEVGELMIKGPLVMLGYYGNEKATKEAIEPDGWMHTGDVGKQDEDGYLYIVDRRKDLILTGGFNIYPAEIERVIAAHPAVAMVAVGGQPDATKGEIAKAYIVLREGQKGDPESILAHCRKHLAAYKLPRRIQFVKDLPKTSTGKVMRRELKTLDPPEERESAAE, from the coding sequence ATGCTGCAAACCATTGGGCAGATTCTGCCTGCAAGCGCCCAGCGTTTCGGCAAGAAGACGGCGCTCGTCTTCGGCGACAGGAAATTCACCTACCGCGAGCTCGACCAGCTTTCAAACCGCATGGCGAATGGCCTGGCAAGCCTTGGTGTCACGCAGGGCGACCGCGTCTCGATCTACGGGCCGAACTGCTGGGAATGGCTGGTCGCCTATCACGGGGTGGCGAAGCTCGGGGCCGTTCTCAACCCGATCAACGTCATGCTGACGCCGGAAGAAGTCGTTTACGTCGTCAACGACTGCGGCGCCAAGGCACTGATCGCCTCCGCCGACAAGGGCGAGGCCATCCTCGACAACAAGGGCGCCACACCGCTCAAGAACGTCGTCCTGTTCGGCGGCAAACAAGAACTGGCCGGCGCCCTTGCCTTCGAAGCTTTGCTGGCCAAGGGGAAGGACGCCTTCGATCCGGTCTTGGTGCCGGCGGAAAGCCTCTCCACCATCGGTTATACCTCCGGCACCACCGGCCACCCGAAGGGCGCCATGCAAAGCCACCGTTCTGTCCTCCTCAACCTGGCGCTCACCGCCAACATGCATGTGAAGACGGAAGCTGACACCGTGGTGACGGCACTTCCCTGCCCGCACGTCTATGGAAACATCGTGACGAACGGGGCGATCTTCACCGGCATGACGGTCGTGCTGCTGGCGCGCTTCGAGGAGAAGGCAGCGCTCGACGCCATCCAGACCTACAAGGCCACGATGTTCGAGGGCGTGCCGACGATGTACATGTATTTCCTGAACAGCCCCGAGCTTGCCAAGCACGATATCTCGTCGCTGACGCGCTGCACGGTCGGCGGCCAGACGATGCCGGTCGCCAAGATGGAAGAAGTCGAGCAACGATTCGGCTGCCCGCTGCTGGAGCTCTGGGGCATGACCGAGCTGGCGGGTGCCGCCACCACCAACCTCTATTACGGCGAGAACCGGCATGGCTCCATCGGCTTTCCCTTCCCCGGCGTCTTGGCCCGCATCGCCGACGTCGACGACGCGGGGAATACGCTGGCACCCGGCGAGGTCGGCGAATTGATGATCAAGGGGCCGCTCGTCATGCTCGGCTATTACGGGAACGAGAAGGCGACGAAGGAAGCCATTGAGCCGGACGGCTGGATGCACACCGGCGATGTCGGCAAGCAGGACGAAGACGGTTACCTCTATATCGTGGACCGCCGAAAGGATCTGATCCTGACCGGCGGGTTCAACATCTATCCGGCCGAGATCGAGCGTGTGATCGCCGCCCACCCCGCCGTCGCCATGGTCGCCGTCGGCGGCCAGCCGGACGCGACGAAAGGCGAGATCGCCAAGGCCTATATCGTGCTGCGGGAAGGCCAGAAAGGGGATCCTGAATCCATCCTGGCGCACTGCCGGAAGCACCTCGCGGCCTACAAGCTGCCGCGCCGCATCCAGTTCGTGAAGGACCTGCCGAAGACAAGCACCGGCAAGGTCATGCGGCGCGAGCTGAAAACGCTCGACCCGCCCGAAGAACGGGAAAGCGCCGCCGAATAG
- a CDS encoding nuclear transport factor 2 family protein: MKGPQDILLANAEFYRAFAEGDAAAMERIWAAEAPLACIHPGWRALIGREAVLKSWRQILEDPPPIVCEGERVFYWGKATVVLCEEVIGESRLAATNVFVEEEGHFRLVHHQATPVALPGGAGEMPSRGLH; encoded by the coding sequence ATGAAGGGGCCGCAAGATATTCTTCTGGCGAATGCGGAATTCTACCGCGCCTTTGCGGAGGGCGACGCGGCGGCGATGGAACGGATCTGGGCAGCCGAGGCGCCGCTTGCCTGCATCCATCCCGGCTGGCGGGCGCTTATCGGCCGCGAGGCCGTGCTGAAGAGCTGGCGGCAGATTCTCGAGGATCCGCCGCCCATCGTCTGCGAGGGCGAGCGGGTCTTTTATTGGGGGAAGGCGACGGTCGTCCTTTGCGAGGAAGTGATCGGCGAGAGCCGGCTCGCGGCGACCAACGTCTTCGTCGAGGAAGAAGGCCACTTCCGCCTTGTTCATCACCAGGCAACTCCGGTGGCGCTGCCGGGCGGGGCAGGGGAAATGCCTTCCCGCGGTTTGCATTAA